From one Candidatus Wallbacteria bacterium genomic stretch:
- a CDS encoding Ig-like domain-containing protein, with translation MKLFFLMLMVSAAACAENASGILKVFPDSRAIIIEAAEIYAVLDRDLRGGDVNLFTVTVNDGSADLRGKVEYVKAERKIRFIPDFKLSPGQNYRVTISGEIRDCMGKKLGNDYSWYFAIGRDLDYGKMISDLAAKVTAEIQVETAETVAGSTYEAFSVLEVTPGDGSDEISVTQVASIRFNKPVASESVNKYTVILRGSGEVVDSRLELSDRNRVVSVFPQKPLIPSTSYMINISNLITSSDKEGLEKGLVTVFRTVERGVESPLTVTRTYPIDGDKEIDPASKISIFFNEALNPETVNRLSVQIKSGEKPIWAKNFLTEDKKCLIIQAENTLPLNSEILIKVKRNLKSESQNNLNQDFSFSFTTAPALKLVSAPVIRETHEVNANQEFQAIDRIEEEKAEKSRNKVVPADAYSVPRLLGSYPTPRAVGVPVDSSLHFRFNKPLNPETVNGFNFLLLLKEEPVSAKILYDETDWDVKFTPDEPLEYSQEYWVVIMSGVRDRVGNQLASIYRYAFMTQVPPDVTPPSILNIYPPNGQIRVGSKPVLSASFNEPLDQKTLNSFTVILNDGKFNLPGNISYSSEKNEIYFKPVRELTSGEWYVFALTTAVRDKAGNELAEPVKTRFLVGDPPDKTAPALLAISPADGSVIRQAKPVISFTFSERVRTEQITPFNFNLKNEAGDYIPGRLEYSNQSNRLIYKLQSDLPCGKYLLKCNFPVCDEAGNQAVIQNDCNFEIAERDSKLTIFNIYPLTGGKVKPDESIYIDFSNDINPVSLNVFTVKLLNDQGKSVSGRIEYQPSVRKAYFYPNNKLESGKHFTLVINPGIQDKLGRKLEHEYKVEFDVE, from the coding sequence ATGAAATTGTTTTTCTTGATGCTGATGGTCTCTGCAGCCGCCTGTGCAGAGAATGCGAGCGGTATTCTGAAGGTGTTTCCCGACAGTCGCGCGATCATTATTGAGGCAGCGGAAATTTATGCTGTGCTCGACCGTGATCTTCGGGGTGGAGATGTGAACCTGTTTACTGTAACTGTGAACGACGGGTCAGCTGACCTGCGCGGCAAGGTCGAATATGTCAAGGCTGAGCGTAAGATCAGGTTTATTCCGGATTTCAAACTGTCTCCAGGGCAGAATTACAGGGTAACAATTTCCGGGGAGATCCGGGACTGCATGGGTAAAAAGCTGGGAAATGATTATTCCTGGTATTTTGCAATCGGACGGGACCTGGATTACGGGAAAATGATCTCAGACCTCGCAGCAAAAGTTACCGCAGAAATCCAGGTTGAAACGGCGGAGACAGTTGCAGGATCCACTTATGAAGCATTTTCAGTCCTGGAAGTGACTCCAGGGGACGGCAGCGACGAGATCAGCGTCACCCAGGTGGCCAGCATCCGCTTCAATAAGCCTGTGGCCTCCGAAAGCGTCAATAAGTATACCGTGATTCTCAGAGGAAGCGGAGAAGTGGTTGACAGCCGGCTGGAACTGTCAGACCGCAACAGAGTGGTAAGTGTTTTTCCCCAGAAGCCGCTTATTCCCAGCACCAGCTACATGATCAATATTTCCAACCTGATCACCAGTTCGGATAAAGAAGGGCTGGAAAAAGGGCTGGTCACAGTCTTCAGGACTGTTGAACGGGGAGTGGAGAGTCCGCTTACAGTTACCAGAACATATCCAATCGATGGCGACAAAGAGATAGATCCAGCCAGCAAGATCAGCATATTTTTCAACGAAGCGTTGAATCCGGAAACCGTCAACAGGCTCTCAGTGCAGATAAAGAGCGGGGAAAAGCCAATCTGGGCCAAGAATTTTCTGACAGAAGATAAAAAGTGCCTGATCATCCAGGCTGAGAACACACTGCCTCTGAATTCCGAAATTCTGATCAAGGTCAAACGGAATCTGAAAAGCGAGAGTCAGAACAACCTGAATCAGGATTTTTCTTTCTCATTTACGACAGCTCCTGCTTTGAAGCTCGTGAGTGCACCTGTGATCAGAGAAACTCATGAAGTAAATGCCAATCAGGAATTTCAGGCAATTGACAGAATCGAAGAAGAAAAGGCCGAGAAGTCCAGGAACAAAGTAGTGCCAGCCGATGCTTATTCTGTGCCGAGACTGCTGGGATCATACCCCACACCCAGGGCGGTAGGCGTTCCTGTCGACAGCTCCCTTCATTTCCGCTTCAACAAGCCGCTCAACCCCGAAACAGTCAATGGCTTCAACTTTCTGCTGCTTTTGAAGGAAGAACCGGTTTCAGCCAAGATCCTGTATGACGAAACCGATTGGGATGTAAAGTTTACTCCTGACGAACCACTTGAATACAGCCAGGAATACTGGGTGGTGATCATGAGCGGAGTTCGGGACAGGGTAGGCAATCAACTCGCCAGTATCTATCGCTACGCCTTCATGACGCAGGTTCCGCCTGATGTAACCCCTCCGTCCATTCTGAACATTTACCCCCCAAACGGACAGATCAGGGTTGGGAGCAAGCCGGTTCTCAGCGCTTCATTCAATGAGCCGCTGGATCAGAAAACATTGAATTCATTTACCGTGATTCTAAATGACGGAAAATTCAATCTGCCGGGGAATATTTCATACAGCAGCGAAAAGAATGAAATTTACTTCAAGCCTGTCCGAGAGTTGACCTCCGGGGAATGGTATGTTTTCGCCCTTACCACAGCTGTGCGGGATAAGGCGGGAAATGAGCTGGCCGAACCGGTCAAGACGAGATTCCTGGTCGGAGACCCTCCGGACAAGACTGCGCCGGCCCTCCTCGCTATAAGTCCAGCCGATGGCTCAGTGATCCGCCAGGCGAAGCCGGTGATCTCGTTTACATTTTCAGAGCGGGTACGCACTGAACAAATCACGCCTTTCAATTTCAACCTGAAAAACGAAGCCGGAGATTATATTCCCGGCAGACTGGAGTACTCTAATCAGTCCAATCGTTTGATCTACAAGCTGCAATCCGATCTCCCCTGCGGGAAGTATTTACTGAAATGCAATTTTCCAGTCTGCGATGAAGCAGGAAATCAGGCTGTGATTCAGAATGACTGTAATTTTGAAATTGCTGAGCGGGACAGCAAGCTGACGATTTTCAACATTTATCCCCTCACAGGCGGAAAGGTGAAACCTGATGAGTCCATCTACATTGATTTTTCCAATGACATCAATCCGGTTTCGCTGAATGTTTTCACAGTGAAACTATTGAATGACCAGGGAAAATCAGTGTCAGGCCGGATCGAGTATCAGCCGTCTGTAAGGAAAGCCTATTTTTATCCGAATAATAAACTGGAGTCAGGAAAGCATTTTACACTTGTGATTAATCCTGGAATCCAGGACAAACTGGGCAGAAAGCTTGAA
- a CDS encoding Ig-like domain-containing protein, with protein MRLFLLILLLVMQSAASAAAVYPEIFNTMPEDGAKDVAIDGLLKIYFNQHMNDVTMVSAAFTLSDQYGTDLKTSVIYDDERKCALIKPDEVLDWNTSYTLVVAGYLLKNQLGYPLKENYRICFKTLSEVKQENSRELDKGIKPKIIMTSPLPNGRDFPLNGEIVFTFNKEMLPSSLNKFTVLLFATEDLKPVSGAFRYLPNVKKLYFKPEKLEEGREYQLEIREGIRDLQDNLLSNPNKFKFRIIDTVPPVVTYVSPADKAEGVSQYARIALRFSEELDPDALSPKNIELKSGKDIVPVQAVYDNRLRSLELKPEKALEPGKYLLCLKKIRDLSGNAISDYSISFEVIPERDTTPPDIVRTDPQEGSANIPVDCQVKIWFSETLKADSVCGLNFTMIEKKSSNIIKTKLNFILKDKLVQIIPAEALPYTSEILIKVSRNVSDLEGNRMIDHSFSFRTASPPDTAPPFVSKKNFGEKSPVDVFFQLEFSEPLKTGLITNSTIVLRDAGGRKITGEVSLKVPLVLYYKPLNDLLFEKDYELIVFRDDISDETGNHPLENIVFKVRTMDRPDKNPPRLVECVPKEGAKDVQVSSVMTMRFDEPLLNESVNIYSILLYRDGETILGDVDYDRQKNEVSFKPRTLLNYGTHYSLTAVEAVSDCCQNHLPKPVTLNFQTEGAPDDTPPRVLYSSPLAGAVNVKVNSLITVVFSEPVKAETLTKESVRINAGNHQIPVKLDYNPLISKLLLTPAENLDYNQNYQVTIGSTVSDLAGNRMSAEKLIPFKIEAQPDLDPPEILKTAPGDQEEGVKCDAACKVVFSEALDDHTVNEYTVVLEDQNSAAKVNGAVRYLREENSLEFVPDKPLPPEHKYTLNLSPDISDRIGNKLGTQYKLRFTSEKAPDAVRPEIVRCTPEDKAQDVDLSAGFKVEFSEAVNEKTLNDFTVTLIDDETGQKFPLNLKYNKLGNFLTCSSKEKLEYYRQYRLALSRTIEDLAGNCLASTRIINFRTVHAPDRIPPVVKYCDPADGTTEASVDCKIAIVFSERLEDKSVNKTNLILKKGEAELETSLAYESEFAKVTLTPVKTLDFACDYYVYATTGIRDQAGNSIAKNQVLKFRTAPKPDTVKPEVVKSSPDPGDLQVSITPVISIFFSEDIDTCSVTSNSVTLTDGSDYIPGNTKYNQKRHLLEYAPVNKLEYNRTYHFLLTDAIRDLAGNPLVRTYIVEFTTIMPPDTEPPTLVNYTPLPNSIDNKVHPEIKLFFSEQLKEDSINGYTVIVKNRDQLIPVQLSYSSMERAVVANLKNELKTGEKYSVTVTDGITDLAGNGLANPKTFLFYVGHPTDIAAPKTVILSPENDAQNISEKAVICAAFSTGIDPTTLNKYTFIVRDNSRNITGKIIYNKALNRAEFYPDSGLAKGRQYQAVLTKGIRGVNGVPLDDTVTWNFTVADYK; from the coding sequence ACATCAGTGATATACGATGATGAGCGCAAATGCGCTCTGATCAAGCCTGATGAAGTGCTGGACTGGAACACTTCATACACGCTGGTCGTCGCCGGATATCTTCTGAAAAATCAGCTGGGTTATCCACTCAAAGAAAATTACCGGATCTGTTTCAAGACCCTGTCTGAAGTAAAGCAGGAAAACAGCCGTGAACTGGATAAGGGGATCAAGCCCAAAATCATCATGACCTCACCGCTTCCAAATGGACGTGATTTTCCCCTGAACGGAGAAATCGTATTTACTTTCAATAAAGAAATGCTGCCCTCAAGCCTGAATAAATTCACTGTGCTGCTTTTTGCCACAGAAGACCTGAAACCCGTTTCTGGTGCATTCCGGTATCTGCCAAATGTGAAGAAACTCTATTTCAAGCCGGAGAAACTGGAAGAAGGGAGAGAATATCAGCTGGAAATCCGTGAAGGAATCAGGGATTTACAGGATAATCTGCTTTCCAATCCCAACAAGTTCAAATTTCGAATCATCGACACTGTTCCCCCGGTTGTGACTTATGTGTCTCCTGCAGACAAAGCCGAAGGCGTTTCCCAGTATGCACGGATCGCCCTCAGGTTTTCTGAAGAACTGGATCCGGATGCGCTTAGCCCAAAAAACATAGAGCTCAAGAGCGGGAAAGACATTGTCCCTGTGCAGGCTGTCTATGACAACAGACTGCGTTCTCTTGAACTTAAACCGGAAAAGGCACTTGAACCAGGAAAGTATCTTTTGTGCTTAAAGAAGATCCGTGACCTGTCCGGAAACGCCATCAGCGATTACTCAATATCATTTGAAGTAATTCCTGAGCGCGACACTACACCACCGGACATAGTTAGAACAGACCCTCAGGAGGGAAGCGCTAATATTCCTGTGGATTGCCAGGTGAAAATCTGGTTCAGCGAAACCCTGAAAGCAGATTCAGTCTGCGGCCTTAATTTTACCATGATTGAAAAGAAATCTTCGAACATCATCAAAACCAAGTTAAATTTTATTTTGAAGGATAAACTGGTCCAGATCATTCCAGCGGAAGCCCTTCCCTACACTTCCGAAATTCTGATCAAGGTCAGCCGAAATGTATCGGATCTGGAAGGCAACCGCATGATCGATCACAGTTTTTCCTTCCGCACCGCCTCACCTCCGGATACTGCTCCGCCCTTTGTTTCAAAGAAAAATTTCGGCGAAAAGAGTCCGGTGGACGTCTTTTTTCAGCTTGAGTTCTCAGAACCACTGAAGACAGGACTGATCACGAATTCGACGATCGTTTTGCGCGATGCAGGAGGAAGAAAAATCACTGGAGAAGTATCCTTGAAGGTTCCGCTGGTGCTTTACTACAAGCCTTTGAACGACCTTTTGTTTGAAAAAGACTATGAACTGATCGTGTTCCGCGACGACATCAGCGATGAGACCGGAAATCATCCGCTGGAAAACATTGTCTTCAAAGTACGGACCATGGACAGACCAGACAAAAACCCGCCCAGACTGGTGGAATGCGTTCCCAAGGAAGGGGCAAAAGATGTGCAGGTTTCCTCTGTGATGACAATGCGTTTCGACGAACCCCTGCTAAATGAATCAGTGAACATTTACAGCATCCTGCTCTATCGGGATGGGGAAACGATTCTGGGCGACGTGGATTATGACAGGCAAAAAAATGAGGTTTCATTCAAACCGCGCACGCTCCTGAATTATGGAACACATTATTCGCTGACTGCGGTAGAAGCAGTTTCCGACTGCTGCCAGAATCATCTGCCGAAACCAGTCACATTGAATTTCCAGACCGAAGGCGCACCGGACGACACACCACCCAGAGTCCTGTACAGTTCGCCACTGGCCGGTGCTGTGAATGTGAAGGTGAATTCTCTGATCACCGTCGTTTTTTCCGAACCAGTGAAAGCCGAAACACTGACCAAGGAAAGCGTCAGAATCAATGCCGGGAATCATCAAATCCCGGTCAAGTTGGATTATAATCCGCTGATCAGCAAGCTGCTTCTTACGCCCGCCGAGAACCTTGATTACAACCAGAACTATCAGGTCACTATCGGTTCCACAGTCAGTGATCTTGCAGGTAACCGGATGTCAGCTGAAAAGCTGATTCCTTTTAAAATAGAGGCTCAACCTGATCTTGATCCGCCTGAAATTCTCAAGACCGCTCCAGGCGACCAGGAAGAAGGCGTGAAATGCGATGCAGCATGCAAAGTGGTATTCTCCGAAGCTCTTGATGATCACACAGTGAATGAATATACCGTTGTCCTTGAAGACCAGAACAGTGCAGCCAAGGTAAACGGAGCGGTCCGCTATTTGCGGGAGGAAAATTCCCTGGAATTCGTGCCTGACAAACCCCTCCCCCCTGAGCACAAATACACCCTTAATCTGAGTCCGGATATCTCCGACAGGATCGGGAATAAACTTGGCACACAATACAAACTTAGATTCACCTCGGAAAAAGCTCCGGATGCAGTCAGACCGGAAATCGTCCGCTGCACCCCTGAGGACAAAGCACAGGATGTAGATCTGTCGGCCGGTTTCAAGGTTGAGTTTTCTGAAGCCGTTAATGAGAAGACTTTGAATGACTTTACAGTAACTCTGATCGACGATGAGACCGGGCAGAAGTTTCCTCTGAATCTCAAATACAACAAGCTGGGGAATTTTTTAACCTGCAGCAGTAAGGAAAAACTCGAGTATTACCGGCAGTACCGACTTGCCCTGTCCCGCACCATTGAAGATCTGGCTGGTAATTGTCTGGCATCCACCAGGATCATTAATTTCAGGACAGTCCACGCTCCTGACAGAATTCCTCCAGTGGTGAAGTACTGCGACCCGGCTGATGGAACGACTGAAGCTTCTGTTGACTGCAAGATTGCCATTGTTTTCAGCGAAAGACTGGAAGACAAGAGTGTCAATAAGACCAACCTGATTCTGAAAAAAGGGGAAGCGGAGCTGGAAACAAGCCTTGCTTATGAATCCGAATTTGCCAAAGTGACGCTGACGCCTGTCAAGACTCTTGATTTTGCATGTGACTATTACGTTTATGCTACAACCGGTATCCGCGATCAGGCTGGAAATTCGATCGCTAAAAACCAGGTGTTAAAGTTCAGAACTGCTCCGAAACCTGATACCGTTAAACCGGAAGTAGTGAAATCCAGTCCTGATCCTGGAGACCTGCAGGTTTCGATCACGCCGGTAATCTCGATCTTCTTCTCTGAAGACATTGATACATGCAGTGTGACTTCGAATTCGGTCACCCTGACCGATGGGAGCGATTATATCCCGGGGAACACGAAATACAACCAGAAAAGACATCTACTGGAGTATGCGCCTGTGAACAAACTGGAGTACAACCGGACTTACCATTTCCTGCTGACGGATGCCATCCGGGATCTGGCTGGAAATCCTCTTGTCAGAACATACATTGTAGAATTCACAACTATCATGCCTCCCGACACCGAGCCTCCCACGCTCGTCAATTACACTCCTCTCCCTAATTCCATTGACAACAAGGTACATCCTGAAATCAAACTTTTCTTCTCCGAACAGTTGAAAGAGGACTCGATCAACGGATATACGGTGATTGTGAAAAACAGGGATCAGCTGATTCCTGTCCAGCTCAGTTATTCTTCAATGGAGAGGGCCGTGGTGGCGAATCTGAAAAACGAACTCAAAACCGGCGAGAAATATTCAGTCACAGTCACGGATGGGATCACTGATCTCGCAGGGAATGGCCTTGCCAACCCCAAGACCTTCTTATTCTATGTTGGACATCCGACTGATATCGCTGCACCCAAGACTGTGATTCTGAGCCCTGAAAACGATGCTCAGAACATCTCTGAGAAAGCTGTGATCTGTGCGGCTTTTTCCACTGGAATTGATCCGACCACACTGAATAAATACACATTCATCGTACGGGACAATTCGCGCAACATCACCGGAAAAATAATATACAATAAAGCCCTGAACAGAGCCGAGTTTTACCCTGACTCGGGGCTTGCGAAGGGCCGGCAGTATCAGGCAGTCCTTACCAAGGGCATCCGGGGTGTCAACGGAGTGCCTCTGGATGATACCGTGACCTGGAATTTCACAGTGGCGGATTATAAATAG